One Asterias rubens chromosome 1, eAstRub1.3, whole genome shotgun sequence genomic region harbors:
- the LOC117300581 gene encoding WD repeat-containing protein on Y chromosome-like, translated as MMRDSLATPGTPGKPPIERTPDLLTPNRTHRRPAVPKSAASHRSGFTGSSAALSPYPQISKGSMAGKQPADLASQAGSMGARLEDEMNNDHLHKLQEIFEEADEDGGGGLDIDEFRQAMRKIMGEGMVDDKELAIVFMKVDANCDGTVDWDEYLSYMLMEYQERDHMSNLFKEIPFPKPLREIHSNHRDMLSKVGFYQNLNLRHGNLHDEGEHGGRYISVSKEGVINFWSMDMHLQRSVTIEQPREKTKPMWLTDMVCMPNVNMIAVSSTERDISFYDVNATKFDRCFQVSGLDNCALTMDYWFDPRNMNKAVLVFGDAGGNVCCIVFTEAMGSSLFGSQNAKSVGSRRVPFPELLRGSVKGVNAMKFAPLHEDWVRKVKYCSNLNSFISCATTNDSSIYIGDLGRKKSGSFFKIRKGILCFDYCKETNVIVTGGMDRSVRTWNPYVTTKATSVMKGHTSAVVHIVVNSTHGQIISVGKDKGIKVWDMRDQTCMQNINPRSISMGPHSISTVCFHAKTGSLILGTNLLALLEHKWETDVEDDDVTSHNRPVTAAIYNHLFNQVVSACHDSVVSVWDLATGTKTIMFSKAHKYMEKGVEKCAEITAMTFDPSFRRLVTGGRDGSVKIWNFNNGACLRELETFDNMEVTGIVCPKQRIVTAGWNRRVASYIDSDDDDDSRQWMLKHSEDILSLAAYETSVVATSSYDGDIFIWSLETAQPLCVLNANAGVSPRSGSRTINSAYKANSVKSKPSDAPARLTRRSSAASSPNSVSVDDCDNQGEGIQQQSTSATLLKRGSTSRTLLDEQGNKEDEANLRRMSLPAIGSPNARVTYASNLKEPDVDKVDSAFFTESLSNFKGRRAQSSRDGSSSRKSFYVDVEDSKEYTRKHESSVDKIVFLESRPNDQDTATLMASGADGWVRAWSIHHKGGLLGQFNAAQKGGGESVLAMTTDSKNEFLITGDTSGYIMVWDITDYCIRSEEEPPSRVPSAALQHLRSDSKFPFRGGNPTMKKLQHRMEQKQRAEMKAPSSATNPRNTIKWPDKLNSFRAHLASITYVEYCEDKGLIISSSDDCSVRLWTLCGRYIGTFGQYGGWPKLPEEIVPRDLPRRLPRDVHRVASAVTLKVLNGGIMPRWKLAKNIMMIVARNQLARAAQGEDDDADTGDGKDGRSENKLEEKRRATWGTSSILGKSYKPKTRHKMPPTLPDIKQNQNQVVVYSSLPFNELEPVQEVKAPATLQEIQLRHQQSLEAMRGMENSMVAGLLGKKHGGKRSRLQEFLQKQKAVRLLTKGKWGSLAAAANKAGK; from the exons ATGATGCGAGATAGTTTAGCCACCCCTGGCACGCCGGGGAAACCTCCCATAGAGCGCACACCGGACCTCCTAACCCCAAACCGAACACATCGTCGCCCTGCGGTCCCAAAGTCTGCAGCATCCCACAGGAGTGGCTTTACCGGGTCATCGGCAGCGCTCTCCCCGTATCCACAG ATCTCAAAGGGTTCGATGGCCGGCAAGCAGCCAGCAGACCTAGCATCTCAAGCTGGTAGTATGGGCGCCAGGCTAGAGGATGAGATGAACAATGATCATCTCCACAAACTACAAGAAATATTCGAG GAGGCAGATGAGGACGGAGGAGGAGGCCTTGACATAGATGAGTTCCGCCAGGCTATGAGGAAGATTATGGGGGAAGGAATG GTTGATGACAAAGAGCTGGCCATTGTTTTCATGAAAGTTGATGCCAACTGTGACGGCACAGTGGATTGG GATGAGTATTTATCGTACATGCTTATGGAGTACCAGGAACGGGATCATATGAGTAATTTATTCAAAGAG ATACCATTTCCAAAGCCGCTTAGAGAAATCCACAG CAACCACCGTGACATGCTCTCGAAGGTTGGTTTCTACCAGAATCTTAACCTACGTCACGGTAACCTGCACGACGAAGGGGAACATGGCGGCCGATATATATCGGTCAGCAAAGAGGGCGTCATCAACTTCTGGAGTATGGATATGCATTTACAACGATCAGTAACG ATCGAGCAACCTCGAGAGAAGACGAAGCCTATGTGGCTGACAGACATGGTGTGCATGCCCAACGTCAACATGATAGCTGTATCGTCTACAGAAAGAGACATCA GCTTTTATGACGTCAATGCAACCAAGTTTGACCGATGTTTCCAAGTTTCGGGTCTCGATAATTGCGCCCTCACAATGGATTATTG GTTCGATCCGAGAAATATGAACAAAGCAGTGTTGGTGTTTGGCGACGCAGGGGGTAACGTCTGCTGCATTGTCTTCACTGAGGCTATGGGATCGTCCCTCTTTGGTTCGCAAAACGCAAAATCAG tCGGATCAAGACGGGTACCGTTTCCCGAACTTTTAAGAGGTAGTGTAAAAGGTGTAAATGCTATGAAGTTTGCG CCTCTCCATGAGGATTGGGTACGAAAAGTCAAATACTGCAGTAACCTCAACTCCTTCATCTCGTGCGCTACGACCAACGACTCGTCAATATACATCGGAGATCTAGGAAGAAAGAAATC GGGGTCGTTTTTCAAAATCAGGAAAGGAATTCTATGTTTTGATTACTGCAAGGAAACGAACGTAATCG TTACTGGAGGAATGGACCGTTCAGTTCGCACATGGAATCCGTACGTCACGACCAAGGCAACCTCTGTAATGAAAGGTCATACATCAGCCGTCGTGCACATTGTAGTTAATAGTACGCATGGGCAAATTATCTCAGTCGGCAAGGACAAG ggaatcaaagtgtgggACATGAGGGACCAGACGTGTATGCAGAATATAAACCCACGCAGTATTAGCATGGGCCCTCACTCAATAAGCACCGTATGCTTCCACGCCAAGACCGGCTCGCTGATTCTGGGAACgaacttg CTGGCTTTACTCGAGCATAAATGGGAAACTGACGTAGAGGATGACGACGTGACGTCACACAACCGGCCAGTCACGGCAGCGATTTATAACCACCTGTTTAATCAGGTGGTCAGTGCTTGCCACGACTCCGTAGTCAGTGTGTGGGATCTAGCGACTGGAACCAAGACTATCATGTTCTCTAAG GCTCACAAATACATGGAAAAGGGCGTTGAGAAATGTGCAGAGATCACCGcgatgacctttgacccttccTTCCGTCGACTCGTGACCGGAGGGCGGGACGGCTCCGTGAAGATTTGGAATTTTAATAACGGAGCGTGCCTTAGGGAGTTGGAGACGTTTGACAATATGGAG GTCACAGGGATTGTATGCCCCAAACAACGTATTGTAACTGCTGGCTGGAACCGGCGCGTAGCGTCCTACAT TGATTCTGATGACGACGACGACTCACGTCAATGGATGTTGAAACACAGCGAGGACATCCTGTCCCTGGCAGCGTACGAGACGAGTGTCGTGGCCACCTCGTCCTACGACGGTGACATCTTCATATGGTCCCTAGAGACGGCCCAGCCGCTCTGCGTGCTCAACGCCAACGCCGGTGTCAGTCCCCGAAGCGGTAGCAGGACCATCAACTCCGCCTACAAGGCGAACAGCGTCAAGTCCAAACCCAGCGACGCCCCGGCGAGGCTCACCCGACGGAGCAGTGCAGCGTCGAGCCCCAACTCGGTCTCAGTAgatg ATTGTGACAACCAAGGGGAAGGAATTCAACAACAATCCACAtctgcgactctcctgaaacgCGGGAGTACCAGCCGGACACTCCTCGACGAACAGGGAAACAAAGAGGACGAGGCGAACTTACGGAGGATGAGTCTTCCAGCTATCGGCTCTCCCAATGCCAGAGTGACCTACGCCAGCAACCTCAAGGAGCCCGACGTAGACAAGGTCGACTCGGCCTTCTTCACGGAGAGTTTGAGTAACTTTAAGGGCAGGAGAGCGCAGAGCAGCCGGGATGGTAGCTCCAGTAGGAAGTCATTCTATGTGGATGTTGAAGACTCGAAGGAGTATACACGGAAACATGAATCGTCTGTCGATAAG ATTGTGTTCCTTGAGTCTCGACCCAACGACCAGGACACAGCGACCCTGATGGCCAGTGGAGCCGACGGCTGGGTCAGGGCCTGGTCGATTCACCACAAGGGCGGGCTGCTCGGCCAGTTCAACGCGGCGCAAAAGGGCGGCGGGGAATCGGTGCTGGCCATGACGACAGACAGCAAGAATGAGTTCCTCATCACCGGTGATACGTCAGGCTATATTATG GTGTGGGACATCACAGACTACTGCATCCGGAGTGAAGAGGAACCCCCGTCCCGCGTACCATCAGCCGCTCTGCAGCATCTCCGTTCAGACAGCAAATTCCCGTTCCGAGGCGGGAACCCGACCATGAAGAAACTCCAGCATCGCATGGAGCAGAAGCAGCGAGCCGAAATGAAGGCGCCCTCATCGGCCACGAATCCCCGAAATACCATCAAATGGCCCGATAAGCTCAATTCGTTCAGGGCTCATTTGGCCAGCATCACTTACGTGGAGTACTGTGAAGACAAGGGGCTGATCATATCAAGTAGTGATGACTGCTCAGTCCGGTTGTGGACGCTCTGTGGACGGTACATAG GAACGTTTGGTCAGTACGGAGGTTGGCCAAAGCTTCCCGAGGAGATCGTCCCCAGAGACCTCCCTCGACGCCTTCCACGTGACGTCCACAGAGTCGCGTCTGCCGTAACGTTGAAGGTGCTGAATGGAGGTATCATGCCCAGATGGAA ACTTGCCAAGAATATCATGATGATCGTGGCCCGTAACCAACTCGCCCGGGCCGCCCAGGGTGAGGACGACGACGCGGATACCGGTGACGGCAAAGACGGACGGTCTGAGAATAAGCTGGAGGAGAAACGCCGAGCTACCTGGGGTACCAGCTCCATCTTGGGCAAATCTTACAAACCTAAGACTAGACACAAGATGCCGCCAACTCTTCCGGATATCAAGCAGAATCAGAACCAG GTCGTGGTGTACTCCTCGCTTCCATTCAACGAACTGGAGCCCGTACAAGAAGTCAAAGCTCCTGCCACTTTGCAAGAGATCCAGCTACGACACCAGCAGTCCCTGGAGGCAATGCGGGGCATGGAGAACAGCATGGTGGCCGGTCTACTCGGCAAAAAACACGGCGGCAAACGCTCCAGGTTGCAGGAGTTTCTCCAGAAGCAGAAGGCGGTGCGGCTTCTCACCAAGGGCAAATGGGGGAGTCTGGCCGCTGCTGCGAATAAAGCAGGGAAATAA
- the LOC117294611 gene encoding bacterial hemoglobin-like codes for MDGVHGGVSIGDERRFAREDKADEGPLGKDQIETLQKSWEIIADKSHENGITLIKRLLDEHPDELVPLFSFGKAGLSREEMYQKPAFFRHCKGVMSTLGVAVNNLGDLQAIVPVLEKLGAKHNTKKVKAAHFEYLQEAFVYMLQQAHGQDLNDDILDAWTAVFAVVAATMGSKM; via the exons ATGGACGGTGTTCACGGAGGTGTCAGCATCGGGGATGAGAGGCGGTTTGCCCGGGAGGATAAGGCGGATGAAGGCCCCCTTGGGAAAGACCAGATCGAGACGCTGCAGAAATCGTGGGAAATAATTGCGGATAAATCACACGAGAATGGAATAACTCTTATCAAAAG GCTCTTGGACGAGCACCCAGATGAGCTCGTCCCACTGTTTTCCTTTGGCAAAGCGGGGCTCAGCAGGGAGGAGATGTACCAGAAACCGGCGTTTTTCAGGCACTGTAAGGGCGTCATGTCCACACTGGGTGTCGCCGTGAACAACCTCGGCGACCTTCAAGCGATCGTCCCGGTGCTGGAAAAATTGGGCGCGAAACACAATACCAAGAAGGTGAAAGCAGCACATTTTGAG TACCTACAAGAAGCATTTGTGTACATGCTTCAGCAGGCACACGGCCAAGACTTGAATGACGACATATTGGATGCATGGACAGCAGTGTTTGCTGTAGTTGCTGCAACGATGGGCAGCAAAATGTAG